A genomic segment from Necator americanus strain Aroian chromosome III, whole genome shotgun sequence encodes:
- a CDS encoding hypothetical protein (NECATOR_CHRIII.G12878.T1), with the protein MGRMHNPGKGMSKSALPYRRSVPSWLKLTSADVQDQIVKLAKKGLRPSQIGVILRDSHGVAQVRRVTGNKIFRILKAKGMAPEIPEDLYHLIKKAVSIRKHLEHSRKDIDSKYRLILVESRIHRLARYYKTSRQLPATWKYESATAASLIS; encoded by the exons ATGGGTCGTATGCACAATCCTGGTAAGGGTATGTCAAAATCGGCTCTGCCGTACCGACGCTCTGTTCCCTCGTGGCTGAAGTTGACCAGCGCTGACGTCCAGGATCAGATTGTCAAGCTTGCTAAGAAG GGTCTACGTCCTTCCCAGATCGGTGTCATCCTCAGGGACTCCCACGGAGTCGCTCAGGTGCGCCGTGTTACTGGAAACAAGATTTTCCGTATCCTCAAGGCTAAG GGCATGGCTCCCGAAATCCCTGAAGATCTCTACCATCTGATCAAGAAGGCTGTCTCAATCCGCAAGCATCTTGAGCACTCCCGCAAAGACATTGACAGCAAGTATAGGCTGATTCTTGTCGAGTCCAGAATTCACCGTCTGGCTCGTTATTATAAGACAAGCCGCCAACTCCCAGCAACCTGGAAGTACGAGTCTGCCACTGCTGCATCGCTCATCTCATaa
- a CDS encoding hypothetical protein (NECATOR_CHRIII.G12879.T1): MEHGAIAYAGSLEELLYRVTDETVGPGKTCIAWRPNGNTLAMASANKSVILYDKKGAIVDVLDVTGKIPVLGKHQRKVTGVVMTKQDKILCCSDDSTITGKLL, encoded by the exons atggagcacggtgcaattgcgtacgcgggtTCTCTGGAGGAG CTACTATATCGTGTAACCGATGAGACAGTCGGCCCGGGTAAAACTTGCATAGCATGGCGTCCCAATGGGAATACTCTTGCAATGGCAAG TGCCAACAAATCTGTCATCTTATACGACAAGAAGGGAGCCATAGTGGACGTCTTGGATGTTACCGG GAAAATCCCTGTTCTTGGCAAACATCAGAGGAAAGTGACGGGAGTAGTGATGACTAAACAGGATAAGATACTCTGTTGTAGTGATGATAGTACAATTACTGGCAAGTTGTTATAA